A region from the Verrucomicrobiia bacterium genome encodes:
- a CDS encoding OPT family oligopeptide transporter, with protein sequence MSDTNEAAHGTPAPAESFHLPIEGFQGTPEEIEQQWFEKVYRGRGDSMAQLTWRAVLMGSLLGGVLSLTNLYIGLKAGWGFGVAITACILSYAIWTTLVKIGIARTPMTVLENNCMQSTASSAGYSTGGTLISAFAAYILLNGHPLPLGITFAWVFFLAVLGVTMAVPMKRQMINVEQLRFPSGIAAAETLQALHAHGNKGLRAARALGIAGIVAALDKFWAEGLPLIDKLMTKWFHLSTQLENLSSAHLIEKVQTLLLGKETFALWRDRTVWFSWDAIFVAAGAITGMRVCTTMLISGTLCWAVFVPIMQHEGVITGSGFRNLVQWTLWGGTACMVSGGILSFILQWKSVLRAFKSLGRIFGRNQAAASSVDDIETPMSWFVMAQLISLIALTWLAHVSFGMPWWQSVLAVVLSFFLALVACRITGETDTTPIGAMGKVTQLTFGAINPGNVNVNLMAANITAAAAASSADLLTDLKSGYLLGAHPRKQFLAQFAGIFIGTVVTVFAFSVLVPNAGVLGTEQFPAPAAQTWAAVAKALSKGLEALEPVKVWSIVIGGAVGVIFSVLPLMFPKQAKYLPSAAAFGLSWVFDWYYSLLFFIGAVLGWWLERKRPAIAKEFTFPVASGIIAGGSLMGVALIFWQNGPAMWNVFWPQIRAHLPF encoded by the coding sequence ATGAGCGACACCAACGAGGCAGCTCACGGAACGCCGGCTCCCGCGGAATCCTTTCACCTTCCCATCGAAGGTTTCCAGGGCACGCCGGAGGAAATCGAGCAGCAGTGGTTTGAAAAGGTTTACCGGGGCCGCGGCGATTCCATGGCGCAACTCACCTGGCGCGCCGTTCTGATGGGTTCACTGCTCGGCGGCGTGCTTTCCTTGACCAATCTTTACATCGGCCTGAAGGCGGGCTGGGGTTTTGGCGTCGCCATCACCGCCTGCATTCTCTCCTACGCGATCTGGACAACCCTCGTAAAGATCGGCATCGCCCGCACCCCGATGACGGTCCTTGAAAACAACTGCATGCAGTCCACCGCCAGTTCGGCGGGCTACTCCACCGGCGGCACGCTGATTTCCGCCTTTGCTGCCTACATTCTCTTGAACGGTCATCCCCTGCCCCTGGGCATCACGTTCGCCTGGGTGTTCTTCCTGGCTGTTCTCGGCGTCACCATGGCGGTGCCCATGAAACGCCAGATGATCAACGTGGAGCAATTGCGCTTTCCCAGCGGCATTGCAGCGGCCGAAACCTTGCAGGCGCTCCATGCGCACGGCAACAAGGGACTGCGGGCGGCACGGGCGCTGGGGATCGCCGGCATCGTGGCCGCCCTCGACAAATTTTGGGCCGAAGGTCTGCCGCTGATCGACAAGCTGATGACAAAGTGGTTTCACCTCTCCACCCAGCTCGAAAACCTTTCCAGCGCGCATCTAATTGAAAAAGTGCAGACCCTGCTTTTGGGCAAGGAAACCTTCGCCCTGTGGCGCGACCGGACCGTCTGGTTTTCCTGGGATGCCATCTTTGTCGCCGCCGGGGCCATCACCGGCATGCGTGTCTGCACCACCATGCTCATCAGCGGCACGCTGTGCTGGGCGGTGTTCGTGCCCATCATGCAGCACGAGGGCGTCATCACCGGCAGCGGATTCCGCAACCTGGTGCAATGGACGCTGTGGGGCGGAACCGCCTGCATGGTATCCGGCGGCATCTTGAGTTTCATTCTGCAATGGAAGAGCGTGCTTCGTGCGTTCAAGAGCCTGGGCCGGATCTTCGGCCGGAACCAGGCCGCCGCCTCATCCGTGGACGACATCGAAACGCCCATGTCGTGGTTTGTCATGGCGCAACTCATTTCGCTCATTGCCCTGACCTGGCTCGCACACGTTTCATTCGGCATGCCGTGGTGGCAGAGCGTGCTGGCCGTCGTGCTTTCGTTCTTTCTGGCCCTCGTGGCCTGCCGCATCACCGGCGAAACGGATACCACCCCCATCGGGGCGATGGGCAAGGTCACGCAACTCACCTTCGGCGCCATCAACCCCGGCAATGTGAACGTGAACCTCATGGCCGCCAACATCACGGCGGCCGCAGCGGCCTCGTCGGCGGACTTGCTAACTGATTTGAAGAGCGGCTATCTGCTCGGCGCGCATCCACGCAAACAATTCCTCGCTCAATTCGCCGGCATTTTCATCGGCACAGTCGTAACGGTGTTTGCCTTCTCGGTGCTGGTGCCAAATGCCGGCGTGCTCGGCACGGAACAGTTCCCCGCGCCTGCCGCCCAAACGTGGGCCGCCGTGGCCAAAGCCCTCAGCAAAGGTTTGGAAGCACTGGAACCCGTCAAAGTTTGGTCCATCGTCATCGGTGGCGCGGTCGGGGTGATTTTTTCCGTGTTGCCGCTGATGTTCCCCAAACAGGCCAAATACCTGCCGTCGGCGGCGGCGTTCGGTTTGTCCTGGGTCTTCGACTGGTATTACAGCCTGCTCTTCTTCATCGGCGCCGTCCTGGGCTGGTGGTTGGAAAGGAAACGGCCCGCCATCGCCAAGGAATTCACCTTTCCCGTGGCCTCCGGCATCATTGCCGGCGGTTCGTTGATGGGCGTGGCCTTGATTTTCTGGCAGAACGGCCCGGCCATGTGGAATGTCTTCTGGCCGCAAATCCGCGCACACCTGCCCTTCTGA
- a CDS encoding NAD(P)H-dependent oxidoreductase, which translates to MSHPQPLNVLLVIGSPREKSVTRAAMHHLATLLRDAGCAVDVLDLREKALPPYNPDTSYAHPEFGAFKARLVRAETIVLGSPDYHGCVSSTLKNFLDHFWQEFTGKLIGHVVASHEKGLTVIDQLRTMARQCYAWTMPYAVAVQEKVDVTDGAVTSDSARQRLEMFARDLRVYGALLARQRAADLAGTEPGFLARARKK; encoded by the coding sequence ATGTCTCATCCCCAACCTTTGAACGTCCTGCTCGTGATCGGCAGTCCGCGGGAGAAATCGGTGACACGCGCGGCGATGCATCACCTCGCCACCCTGCTGCGCGACGCCGGCTGCGCCGTGGATGTCCTGGACCTCCGCGAAAAGGCGCTGCCGCCCTATAATCCGGACACGTCCTACGCCCATCCGGAATTCGGCGCGTTCAAGGCCCGGCTGGTCCGCGCCGAGACCATTGTGCTCGGCTCGCCGGATTATCACGGCTGCGTCAGCAGCACGTTGAAAAACTTCCTCGACCACTTCTGGCAGGAATTCACCGGCAAGCTCATCGGCCACGTGGTCGCCTCACACGAGAAAGGGCTCACGGTAATCGATCAGCTGCGCACAATGGCGCGGCAGTGTTACGCGTGGACGATGCCCTACGCGGTCGCCGTGCAGGAAAAGGTGGACGTGACGGACGGCGCGGTGACGAGTGACAGCGCGCGGCAGCGGCTGGAAATGTTTGCGCGTGATCTGCGCGTTTACGGGGCGTTGCTGGCCCGCCAGCGCGCCGCCGACCTCGCCGGCACCGAGCCGGGCTTTCTGGCCCGGGCGCGCAAAAAATAA
- a CDS encoding inorganic phosphate transporter has product MLLIFTVILAALVFTYINGFHDTANSIATVVATKVLTPRQAVLLAAVTNLFGAFLGTAVASTIASGLVDPQVATSEVLICALIAAILWNLLTWWFGMPASSSHALVGGLCGACLAAAHGNWKVLIWSVPSAEHWWKSKGILWKVIVPMVTSPVAGLVIGFLIMGLLYFLLRNWRPASVNKTFNVLQLFSSGYMGISHGMNDAQKTMGIIALALLTGTTSGAFAHLPPWLRDFLHTDAPAAGQPLAIARWIVVLCALTMCAGTAVGGWRIIKTLGHKMVRLYPVHGFAAETTSATVLLVAAHFGMPVSTTHAVTTSIMGVGCAKGFNALKFDVVERILWAWILTLPASGVAAYALVRGAQAAGWIP; this is encoded by the coding sequence ATGCTGCTCATCTTCACGGTCATTCTGGCGGCGCTGGTGTTCACCTACATCAACGGCTTTCACGACACGGCCAACTCGATCGCCACGGTCGTCGCCACCAAGGTGCTGACGCCGCGCCAGGCCGTCCTGCTGGCCGCCGTCACGAACCTGTTCGGCGCGTTTCTCGGCACCGCGGTGGCTTCCACCATCGCCTCCGGGCTGGTCGATCCGCAGGTCGCCACGTCCGAAGTGCTCATCTGCGCCCTGATCGCGGCCATCCTCTGGAATCTCCTGACCTGGTGGTTCGGCATGCCGGCCAGTTCGTCCCACGCGCTCGTCGGCGGCTTGTGTGGCGCGTGCCTCGCCGCCGCGCACGGCAACTGGAAGGTGTTGATCTGGTCCGTGCCCAGCGCCGAACACTGGTGGAAGAGCAAGGGGATCCTCTGGAAGGTCATCGTGCCGATGGTGACATCGCCGGTGGCCGGCCTGGTCATTGGTTTCCTGATTATGGGCCTGTTGTATTTCCTCTTGCGCAACTGGCGCCCGGCCAGCGTGAACAAGACGTTCAATGTGCTGCAACTCTTCAGCTCCGGCTACATGGGCATCAGCCACGGCATGAACGACGCCCAAAAAACCATGGGCATCATCGCCCTGGCGTTGTTGACGGGAACCACCTCCGGCGCGTTCGCGCATCTGCCGCCGTGGTTGCGGGATTTTCTGCACACCGACGCGCCGGCGGCGGGCCAGCCGCTGGCCATTGCCCGCTGGATCGTGGTCTTGTGTGCCCTGACGATGTGTGCAGGCACGGCCGTGGGCGGCTGGCGCATCATCAAGACGCTCGGCCATAAAATGGTCCGGCTGTATCCGGTGCATGGCTTCGCGGCAGAAACCACCAGCGCCACGGTGCTGCTGGTCGCCGCGCACTTTGGCATGCCGGTGTCAACCACTCACGCCGTCACCACGTCCATCATGGGCGTGGGCTGCGCCAAGGGCTTCAACGCGCTCAAATTCGACGTCGTCGAACGCATCCTGTGGGCCTGGATTCTGACCCTGCCCGCCAGCGGCGTGGCCGCCTACGCCCTGGTGCGCGGCGCGCAGGCCGCCGGCTGGATTCCCTGA
- a CDS encoding pit accessory protein produces MFSLQQLFGKGDMFQGLLEEAAKEAHESARLVIDLIKSPANTRNLDDLVLARRKEKKIAEQITGQLVKTFVTGLEREDIEALALALRKIPKTAEKFAERWMLAAPHVDGVDFSKQGEMMEKATEVVLSMVKQLRDINHLEKAKEMNDKLQYLEGEADKLMLELLRELYSGKYDALRAIVIRDLYELMEKMIDRCRDAGNVVMHIVLKNS; encoded by the coding sequence ATGTTCTCACTTCAGCAACTCTTCGGCAAAGGCGACATGTTCCAGGGCCTGCTGGAAGAAGCCGCCAAGGAAGCCCACGAAAGCGCCCGCCTGGTCATTGACCTCATCAAATCCCCGGCCAACACGCGCAACCTCGACGACCTCGTCCTGGCCCGGCGCAAGGAGAAGAAAATCGCCGAGCAAATCACCGGGCAGCTCGTCAAGACGTTCGTCACGGGCCTCGAACGCGAGGACATCGAGGCGCTGGCCCTGGCCCTGCGCAAGATTCCGAAGACGGCCGAAAAATTCGCCGAACGCTGGATGCTGGCCGCCCCACACGTGGACGGCGTGGATTTTTCCAAACAGGGCGAAATGATGGAAAAGGCGACCGAGGTGGTGTTGAGCATGGTGAAACAGTTGCGCGACATCAACCACCTCGAAAAGGCGAAGGAGATGAACGACAAACTCCAGTATCTCGAAGGCGAGGCGGACAAGCTGATGCTCGAACTGCTGCGCGAGCTTTACAGCGGCAAATACGACGCGCTCCGCGCCATCGTCATCCGCGACCTCTACGAGCTCATGGAAAAGATGATTGACCGGTGCCGCGACGCCGGCAACGTCGTCATGCACATCGTGCTGAAAAACTCCTGA
- the yajC gene encoding preprotein translocase subunit YajC: MSLQTLNLFLAMAPAPQDGKAAPAWTSFVPLVLLMVVFWFVLIRPQQKKAKEHAQMLTKIKTGDRVVTSSGIIGTVVNVKDKAIVVRTAGDTKLEFTKGSISEILQGSDATES; this comes from the coding sequence ATGTCACTGCAAACCCTGAACTTGTTCCTGGCGATGGCCCCGGCCCCGCAGGACGGCAAAGCGGCCCCGGCGTGGACCAGCTTTGTGCCGCTGGTCCTGTTGATGGTCGTCTTCTGGTTCGTCCTCATCCGGCCGCAACAGAAAAAGGCCAAGGAACACGCCCAGATGCTCACCAAAATCAAGACCGGCGACCGGGTGGTCACCAGTTCGGGCATCATCGGCACCGTGGTGAACGTCAAGGACAAGGCCATCGTGGTCCGGACGGCCGGCGACACCAAACTCGAATTCACCAAGGGGTCCATCAGTGAAATCCTGCAGGGCTCCGATGCCACCGAGTCCTGA